One window of Bos indicus isolate NIAB-ARS_2022 breed Sahiwal x Tharparkar chromosome 18, NIAB-ARS_B.indTharparkar_mat_pri_1.0, whole genome shotgun sequence genomic DNA carries:
- the SDR42E1 gene encoding short-chain dehydrogenase/reductase family 42E member 1 produces the protein MDSHKSPKETVLITGGGGYFGFRLGCALNLLGVHVILFDISHPAQTIPEGIRFILGDIRCLSDIENAFQGVDVACVFHIASYGMSGREQLNRSLIEEINVGGTDNILQACRRRGVPRLVYTSTFNVIFGGQVIRNGDESLPYLPLHLHPDHYSRTKSIAEKKVLSANGTALERGGGVLSTCALRPAGIYGPGEQRHLPRIVSYIEKGLFRFVYGDPKSLVEFVHVDNLVQAHILASEALKANKGHIAAGQPYFISDGRPVNNFEFFRPLVEGLGYKFPSTRLPLTLIYCFAFLTEMTHFILGRLYNFQPFLTRTEVYKTGVTHYFSLEKARKELGYEAQPFDLQEAVEWFKAHGHGRRPGSCDSKCLVWDGLVILLVVTVVLVWLLPSVILSM, from the exons ATGGATTCCCACAAATCTCCGAAGGAAACAGTCCTCATTACAGGAGGAGGTGGCTATTTTGGTTTCCG CCTTGGCTGTGCTCTGAACCTTCTGGGAGTCCATGTGATTCTGTTTGACATCAGCCACCCTGCCCAGACCATTCCAGAAGGCATCCGGTTTATACTAGGAGATATCCGCTGTCTCTCTGACATAGAGAACGCCTTCCAGGGTGTCGACGTGGCTTGTGTGTTCCATATCGCATCTTACGGTATGTCAGGGCGCGAGCAACTGAATCGAAGCCTGATTGAAGAAATCAACGTGGGGGGCACAGACAACATCCTCCAGGCATGCAGGAGGAGAGGGGTGCCGAGGTTAGTGTACACGAGCACTTTCAATGTCATCTTCGGAGGGCAGGTCATCAGAAATGGAGACGAATCTCTGCCTTACCTGCCCCTTCACCTCCATCCTGATCACTACTCTCGGACCAAATCTATCGCTGAGAAGAAGGTGCTGTCAGCCAATGGTACAGCCCTGGAGAGGGGTGGTGGGGTCTTGAGCACCTGTGCCCTGAGGCCAGCTGGCATCTACGGGCCTGGAGAACAGAGGCACCTCCCCAGGATAGTGAGCTACATAGAGAAGGGCCTGTTCAGGTTTGTGTATGGAGACCCCAAGAGTCTGGTGGAATTTGTCCACGTGGACAACTTGGTGCAGGCTCACATCCTGGCCTCAGAGGCCCTGAAAGCCAACAAGGGCCACATTGCTGCTGGGCAGCCCTACTTCATCTCAGACGGCAGGCCTGTGAACAACTTTGAGTTCTTCCGGCCTCTGGTTGAGGGCCTGGGCTACAAGTTCCCGTCCACCCGCCTGCCCCTGACCCTCATCTATTGCTTCGCTTTCCTGACAGAGATGACCCACTTCATCTTGGGGCGACTCTACAACTTCCAGCCCTTCCTCACCCGCACCGAAGTTTACAAAACTGGCGTCACACATTACTTTAGCCTGGAGAAAGCCAGGAAGGAGCTGGGGTATGAGGCTCAGCCGTTTGACCTCCAGGAGGCAGTCGAGTGGTTTAAAGCCCATGGTCACGGCAGACGTCCTGGGAGTTGTGACTCCAAGTGTCTTGTTTGGGATGGGCTGGTGATCTTACTCGTGGTTACAGTGGTTCTCGTGTGGCTGCTGCCTTCCGTGATCCTGTCGATGTGA